One window of the Actinomyces wuliandei genome contains the following:
- a CDS encoding tyrosine-type recombinase/integrase: MTPYAPHQGRPPWPGRPTCAPRQSTRDPTARSPESCATSSTPPASGRPSSPPPTTRTHRTTTPPGSSASCSPAPPPGRHCTTARTATNPDEWGLPSHNGGHITPRWASKLASHTLPLGWTLHSLRHRFTTTAYAADRDIPAVQRLLGHTSVATTQRHTQPPTTAMTRAVETAA; the protein is encoded by the coding sequence CTGACCCCCTACGCCCCACACCAGGGCAGGCCGCCCTGGCCTGGGCGTCCTACCTGCGCCCCGAGACAATCCACCAGGGACCCCACGGCGAGATCGCCGGAGTCCTGCGCAACAAGCTCGACGCCACCAGCTTCAGGCAGGCCCTCCAGTCCCCCACCAACCACCCGCACCCACCGCACGACCACACCACCAGGATCATCCGCCTCATGCAGCCCGGCCCCGCCACCGGGCCGACACTGCACGACAGCCCGCACCGCTACCAACCCGGACGAGTGGGGCCTCCCCTCCCACAACGGCGGACACATCACCCCCAGGTGGGCCTCCAAGCTCGCCAGCCACACCCTCCCACTCGGATGGACACTCCACAGCCTGCGCCACAGGTTCACCACCACCGCCTACGCCGCCGACCGCGACATCCCCGCCGTCCAGCGCCTCCTCGGCCACACCTCCGTAGCCACCACCCAGCGCCACACCCAACCACCCACCACCGCCATGACACGAGCGGTAGAGACAGCGGCGTGA
- a CDS encoding YlbL family protein, whose translation MTQPEPAHKPDAPDADDTHDTADARGRRRLLLPVAAVVLVVGLAVAAFTVPVDRVIEAPGPTWNVLGTVSQDDPQDLVTVSGTQTYPTEGALMMTTISVTGCPGYPVTVANVVMAWLSPDQTVLDREQVCPKEVSAEEINERNEVQMTGSQDAAVVAALEEVGLAESISMTLTVTGVAQEQAGTGIAEGDVLVSVTPEGAQPTTLSTYAQLRDLMATIDPGTEVTLEVLRDGKQATTTLTTLPPDTTDSGEETAEETSGSLLGLYLDIAADSDIEAEFGLSEVGGPSAGLMFALAIVDKVTPGSLTGGQDIAGTGTISMDGQVGAIGGIQQKMAGASGAGAGYFLAPAGNCEGVVGHEPDDMQVFAVATLHEAVQAVEGIASGDTSGLTTCSSLQTQQD comes from the coding sequence GTGACGCAGCCAGAGCCCGCACACAAGCCTGACGCCCCTGATGCCGACGACACCCACGACACCGCCGATGCCCGTGGCCGACGTCGCCTGCTGCTGCCGGTGGCGGCAGTGGTCCTCGTCGTCGGCCTTGCCGTGGCCGCCTTCACGGTCCCCGTGGACAGGGTCATTGAGGCTCCGGGACCGACGTGGAACGTGCTGGGCACAGTCTCGCAGGACGACCCGCAAGACCTCGTCACCGTCAGTGGCACCCAGACCTACCCCACCGAGGGGGCGCTGATGATGACGACGATCTCGGTGACAGGGTGCCCCGGCTACCCCGTGACCGTGGCCAACGTCGTCATGGCCTGGCTGTCACCTGACCAGACCGTGCTGGACAGGGAGCAGGTCTGCCCCAAGGAGGTGTCCGCGGAGGAGATCAACGAGCGTAACGAGGTCCAGATGACTGGCTCCCAGGACGCTGCGGTGGTCGCCGCGCTGGAGGAAGTCGGCCTGGCTGAGTCCATATCCATGACGCTGACCGTCACCGGCGTGGCCCAGGAGCAGGCTGGTACCGGCATCGCTGAGGGCGACGTCCTGGTCTCCGTGACCCCGGAGGGAGCACAGCCCACCACGCTGTCCACCTACGCCCAGCTGCGTGACCTCATGGCCACGATTGACCCGGGAACCGAGGTCACCCTGGAGGTCCTGCGTGACGGGAAGCAGGCCACCACCACGCTGACGACGCTGCCCCCGGACACCACAGACAGCGGCGAGGAGACCGCCGAGGAGACCTCGGGCTCCCTGCTGGGGCTGTACCTCGACATCGCCGCTGACTCTGACATTGAGGCCGAGTTCGGCCTCTCCGAGGTCGGCGGACCCAGCGCGGGCCTGATGTTCGCCCTGGCCATCGTCGACAAAGTGACCCCAGGGTCCCTGACAGGCGGGCAGGACATCGCCGGGACCGGCACGATCTCCATGGACGGGCAGGTCGGTGCGATCGGTGGGATCCAGCAGAAGATGGCCGGGGCCTCGGGGGCCGGGGCCGGCTACTTCCTGGCGCCCGCAGGCAACTGTGAGGGGGTTGTCGGTCACGAGCCGGACGATATGCAGGTCTTTGCCGTCGCTACTCTCCACGAGGCCGTCCAGGCGGTGGAGGGTATCGCCTCGGGTGACACCTCCGGGCTCACCACCTGCTCCTCCCTCCAGACCCAGCAGGACTGA
- a CDS encoding helix-turn-helix domain-containing protein gives MRTTLFRQAEALETMTPHERARFDAAEAKEETRLRLAELVYTARTQAGLTQTELAHRMGTQQSVISAVENGGQIPSVSTLWRIAHALNLRLTIDMAAAS, from the coding sequence GTGAGGACCACACTGTTCCGGCAGGCCGAGGCCCTGGAGACCATGACACCACACGAGCGTGCCCGGTTCGACGCAGCCGAGGCCAAGGAGGAGACCCGCCTGCGGCTCGCCGAGCTCGTCTACACCGCACGCACCCAGGCCGGGCTGACCCAGACCGAGCTGGCCCACCGCATGGGCACCCAGCAGTCAGTCATCTCCGCCGTAGAGAACGGTGGACAGATCCCCTCCGTCTCAACCCTGTGGCGCATCGCCCACGCACTGAACCTGCGACTGACCATCGACATGGCCGCCGCCAGCTGA
- a CDS encoding UPF0182 family protein, with the protein MPRFGPSGSRPGFGGGGARPPRTPRTDSVGSGRRRPGPLALTALILAVIGGVIVFASQTWTEVLWYDQVGFSRVIWTRWVAGAALFLLGFVVMFGAVYTAMSRAYQAREVVVPSDEASRSLEAYQTAVEPMRRLLTWAIPAVLGLLGAAWELAPQWEQVLLAIHSQSFGVRDPQFGIDMSFYVFILPVLLTALGYLSNVVLFSGVASVAVHYLYGGISVSRQPHFTRAARTHLTVFLTLYALLQGGRYWLDRYTALYAASSRFDGAGYTDINAVVPARAILAAISIVVAVLFLASLRSRSWRLPVTGVVVMVVSALLVGTAYPAAIQTFVVDPNAQRQEAQYIQRNIDATLAAYGLDGIETTAYDARTTAEAGQLQEDTESTTSIRLLDPHLVSPTFQQLQQNKQYYSFRETLNVDRYTVDSASRDTVIAVRELNLSGLGDSQRTWVNEHTVYTHGYGVVTAYGNTVATGGYPSFWEGGIPSSGDLGDYEPRIYFGQASADYSIVGGDDGGTPRELNYPDDTSETGQVNTTFSGDGGPNVSNPINRLLYATRFQEMNILFSQEVRSGSQILYDRDPAQRVAKVAPWLTLDGSPYPAVVDDDDDPSTPKRVVWIVDGYTTTNNYPYSQHESLEDTATSSDGNAALLGAPEESNYVRNSVKAVVDAYDGSVTLYEWDEDDPILKAWDSVFPGSVTPMSEMSADLMAHMRYPEDLFTVQRTIMASYHVDDAAEFYSGGDFWKVPDDPTTSESDLQDPYYLTLKMPGQDEATFSLSSVYIIGGNTNRNVLTGFLAVDSETATGEPGRRNPNYGQLRLLELPRSSNVSGPGQVQNIFDSDPEVSQTLNLLSQQGSEVIKGNLLTLPVGGGLLYVQPVYVQSSSGTQYPLLRKVLVAFGDEVGFADTLSGALDQVFGGDSGATTGEEAVDGDAGAANDTNEATDGTDPTQNATAAPEETAEASAEPSAEAPASASGEPSAEASAPPSADTSGSSTGDPQADLDQALTDADQAMSDAQTAMSEGDWEAYGEAQDRLNDAVNRAVDARERLGEG; encoded by the coding sequence GTGCCTAGGTTCGGGCCTTCCGGCTCCAGACCCGGTTTTGGGGGTGGAGGTGCCCGGCCTCCGCGTACTCCCAGGACCGACAGTGTCGGCTCCGGACGACGGCGCCCTGGACCGCTGGCGCTGACGGCTCTCATCCTCGCGGTGATCGGGGGCGTGATCGTCTTCGCCTCCCAGACCTGGACGGAGGTGCTGTGGTACGACCAGGTGGGCTTCTCCCGCGTCATCTGGACCCGGTGGGTGGCTGGGGCCGCCCTGTTCCTCCTGGGATTCGTGGTCATGTTCGGTGCTGTCTACACCGCGATGTCCCGCGCCTACCAGGCCCGTGAGGTGGTCGTCCCCAGCGACGAGGCAAGCAGGAGCCTGGAGGCCTACCAGACTGCCGTCGAGCCGATGCGCAGGCTTCTGACCTGGGCCATCCCTGCCGTCCTGGGGCTGCTGGGAGCCGCCTGGGAGCTGGCTCCGCAGTGGGAGCAGGTGCTGCTGGCCATCCACAGCCAGTCCTTCGGTGTCAGGGACCCGCAGTTTGGCATCGACATGTCGTTCTACGTCTTCATCCTTCCTGTGCTCCTGACAGCGCTCGGCTACCTGTCCAACGTGGTCTTGTTCTCCGGGGTGGCCTCCGTGGCGGTCCACTACCTGTACGGCGGCATCTCCGTCTCCCGCCAGCCGCACTTCACCAGGGCCGCGCGGACCCACCTGACAGTGTTCCTCACCCTCTACGCCCTGCTGCAGGGGGGCCGTTACTGGCTGGACCGCTACACCGCGCTGTACGCCGCGAGCTCCCGGTTCGACGGGGCAGGCTACACCGACATCAACGCCGTGGTCCCGGCCAGGGCGATCCTGGCGGCGATCTCCATCGTGGTGGCTGTGCTCTTCCTGGCCTCGCTGCGGTCCCGCTCGTGGCGTCTTCCGGTGACCGGAGTGGTCGTCATGGTGGTCTCGGCCCTCCTGGTGGGGACCGCCTACCCTGCCGCGATCCAGACGTTCGTCGTCGATCCCAACGCTCAGCGCCAGGAGGCCCAGTACATCCAGCGCAACATCGACGCCACACTGGCTGCCTACGGGCTGGACGGCATCGAGACCACTGCCTACGACGCCAGGACGACTGCCGAGGCCGGACAGCTGCAGGAGGACACCGAGTCCACGACGTCCATCCGTCTGCTGGACCCCCACCTGGTGTCGCCGACCTTCCAGCAGCTCCAGCAGAACAAGCAGTACTACTCCTTCCGCGAGACTCTCAACGTGGACCGGTACACGGTGGACTCCGCCAGCCGGGACACGGTGATCGCAGTCCGTGAGCTCAACCTGTCCGGGCTGGGGGACAGCCAGCGCACGTGGGTCAACGAGCACACTGTCTACACTCACGGCTACGGTGTGGTCACCGCCTACGGCAACACGGTCGCCACCGGTGGCTACCCCTCCTTCTGGGAGGGCGGTATCCCCTCCTCCGGGGACCTGGGCGACTACGAGCCGCGTATCTACTTTGGCCAGGCATCAGCCGACTACTCGATCGTGGGAGGCGATGACGGCGGTACGCCCCGCGAGCTCAACTACCCCGACGACACCTCTGAGACCGGGCAGGTCAACACCACCTTCTCTGGGGACGGTGGCCCCAACGTGTCCAACCCGATCAACCGGCTCCTGTACGCCACCAGGTTCCAGGAGATGAACATCCTGTTCTCCCAGGAGGTGCGGTCCGGCTCCCAGATCCTCTACGACCGGGACCCGGCGCAGCGCGTGGCCAAGGTTGCCCCCTGGCTCACCCTGGACGGCAGCCCCTACCCGGCAGTGGTAGACGACGATGACGACCCATCGACGCCCAAGCGTGTGGTGTGGATCGTCGACGGCTACACGACGACGAACAACTACCCCTACTCCCAGCACGAGTCCCTGGAGGACACGGCCACCTCCTCCGACGGCAACGCCGCGCTGCTGGGGGCGCCGGAGGAGTCCAACTACGTGCGCAACTCGGTCAAGGCGGTCGTGGACGCCTACGACGGCTCGGTCACCCTGTACGAGTGGGACGAGGATGACCCGATCCTCAAGGCGTGGGACTCCGTCTTCCCCGGCTCAGTCACCCCCATGAGCGAGATGAGTGCCGACCTCATGGCGCACATGCGCTACCCGGAGGACCTGTTTACCGTGCAGCGCACCATCATGGCGAGCTACCACGTCGATGACGCGGCAGAGTTCTACTCCGGTGGTGACTTCTGGAAGGTCCCGGACGACCCGACGACCTCGGAGTCCGACCTTCAGGACCCTTACTACCTGACTCTGAAGATGCCGGGGCAGGATGAGGCGACCTTCTCCCTGTCCAGCGTCTACATCATCGGAGGTAACACCAACCGCAACGTGCTGACCGGGTTCCTGGCAGTGGACTCCGAGACGGCTACCGGTGAGCCGGGGCGGCGTAACCCCAACTACGGGCAGCTGCGGCTCCTGGAGCTGCCTCGCTCCTCCAACGTCTCTGGCCCCGGACAGGTCCAGAACATCTTCGACTCCGACCCGGAGGTGTCCCAGACGCTGAACCTGCTGTCCCAGCAGGGCTCGGAGGTGATCAAGGGCAACCTCCTGACTCTACCGGTGGGCGGTGGTCTCCTGTACGTCCAGCCGGTGTACGTCCAGTCCTCCTCGGGGACTCAGTACCCGCTGCTGCGCAAGGTGCTGGTGGCCTTCGGTGACGAGGTCGGCTTCGCTGACACGCTCTCGGGCGCCCTGGACCAGGTCTTTGGTGGCGACTCGGGTGCGACCACAGGTGAGGAGGCCGTGGACGGTGACGCCGGCGCGGCCAATGACACCAACGAGGCTACTGACGGGACGGACCCGACCCAGAATGCCACAGCGGCTCCGGAGGAGACTGCTGAGGCCTCTGCCGAGCCGTCAGCCGAGGCCCCTGCGTCCGCCAGCGGCGAGCCGTCCGCCGAGGCCTCGGCCCCACCCTCCGCCGACACGAGCGGGTCGTCCACCGGGGACCCGCAGGCTGACCTGGACCAGGCGCTGACGGACGCGGACCAGGCGATGAGTGACGCCCAGACCGCGATGAGTGAAGGCGACTGGGAGGCCTACGGTGAGGCTCAGGACCGTCTCAACGACGCTGTGAACAGGGCTGTTGACGCCAGGGAGCGGCTCGGAGAGGGCTGA
- a CDS encoding Abi family protein, whose amino-acid sequence MLSRYAAGTTLGHAEEVIDFDRRLRMLVMDGVERIEVAVRMQVGHVLGRRSPFAYEDPACFTKAFTAQSTDARDPAPSRHVQWLQRVNERKAGSDEQFVAHFRQKYDDRMPVWALTEILELGHLSVLYRGMHQQDAEEIALALGVPTKKIMASWLASLNYIRNVAAHHSRLFNRKLQHAPARPKAGQIPVLDHLRDDPTAKRVFGTYNALAVIAYLLRSIDPGTGWPARLVALMRQLPASHALTTASLGAPSSWESLDLWRG is encoded by the coding sequence GTGCTCAGCAGGTACGCAGCGGGCACGACGCTGGGCCACGCCGAGGAGGTCATCGACTTCGACCGGCGTCTACGCATGCTCGTCATGGACGGCGTCGAGCGCATCGAGGTAGCCGTCCGCATGCAGGTCGGCCACGTGCTCGGCAGAAGGTCGCCCTTCGCCTACGAGGACCCGGCCTGCTTCACCAAGGCCTTCACCGCCCAGAGCACCGACGCCCGCGACCCCGCGCCGAGCAGGCACGTGCAGTGGCTCCAGCGGGTCAACGAGCGGAAGGCTGGCTCCGACGAGCAGTTCGTCGCCCACTTCCGGCAGAAGTACGATGACCGGATGCCGGTCTGGGCACTGACCGAGATCCTCGAACTAGGTCACCTGTCCGTCCTCTACCGGGGCATGCACCAGCAGGACGCCGAGGAGATCGCCCTGGCGCTCGGAGTCCCGACGAAGAAGATCATGGCCAGCTGGCTCGCGAGCCTGAACTACATCCGCAATGTCGCCGCCCACCACTCCCGGCTGTTCAACAGGAAGCTCCAGCACGCACCAGCTCGTCCCAAGGCCGGGCAGATCCCGGTTCTTGACCACCTACGGGACGACCCGACGGCGAAAAGGGTTTTCGGGACCTACAACGCCCTCGCCGTCATCGCCTACCTGCTGCGCTCCATCGACCCGGGCACTGGCTGGCCAGCGCGTCTGGTCGCACTGATGCGGCAGCTCCCGGCCTCGCACGCCCTGACAACCGCGTCACTGGGCGCCCCCAGCAGCTGGGAGTCCCTTGACCTCTGGCGAGGCTAA
- a CDS encoding zinc-dependent metalloprotease: protein MSEEPEDPFGELEKMLSSIFGQQMAADAVAALRSAGVDPSGLSQLPGMADVSRLSPAQLFAMRSQLQQVFSASTTEPVNWTVGQDLALQQARAHSDPAVTAEAGDTTRQALQVADLWLDTATDLMPAPGGREAWSRSTWVERTMPVWKDVCAPVAEAVTAALASTLEKQIRELPESMGQAAQQMGALGSIMRTMAGTAFGLQLGQAIGGLAREAVGATDTGIPLTRDPGTALVPTNVSSFAEGLEVEQHEALMFLAVREAATARLYAHVPWLRGQVMGAVEAYAREIRIDTDALESAVAQVDPNDPEALQAALNGGLFAPQETSSQREALERLETLLALVEGWVEVVTARAVAPHLPSAVALQEMMRRRRAQGGPAEQLFSRLIGLTFRPRLAREAARLWSHLGEQAGDAERDAFWNHPDVMPTAAELASPEDFLTIRRAAEDMDAQMDADLVSLLEGTLGYAEGARRAGGGHSQQEGSGEGVPEDSGGSDEEPRGTEDDGPDQPGAVTGP from the coding sequence ATGAGCGAGGAGCCCGAGGACCCCTTTGGTGAGCTGGAGAAGATGCTCTCCTCCATCTTCGGTCAGCAGATGGCTGCCGACGCCGTGGCTGCCCTACGCTCGGCAGGTGTGGACCCCTCCGGTCTCTCCCAGCTGCCGGGGATGGCAGACGTGTCCCGGCTCAGCCCCGCTCAGCTGTTCGCGATGCGCTCCCAGCTGCAGCAGGTGTTCAGCGCGTCCACGACCGAGCCGGTCAACTGGACCGTGGGCCAGGACCTTGCCCTTCAGCAGGCCCGGGCACACAGCGACCCGGCCGTGACTGCGGAGGCTGGTGACACCACCCGGCAGGCCCTCCAGGTAGCCGACCTGTGGCTGGACACGGCCACGGACCTGATGCCGGCTCCGGGAGGGCGCGAGGCCTGGAGCCGCAGCACGTGGGTGGAACGCACCATGCCCGTGTGGAAGGACGTGTGCGCGCCCGTGGCGGAGGCCGTGACTGCGGCGCTGGCATCAACCCTGGAGAAGCAGATACGCGAGCTGCCGGAGAGCATGGGGCAGGCCGCCCAGCAGATGGGAGCCCTGGGGTCGATTATGCGCACGATGGCCGGTACGGCTTTCGGGCTCCAGCTGGGCCAGGCCATCGGTGGGCTGGCCAGGGAGGCGGTTGGGGCCACCGATACCGGGATCCCCCTGACCCGGGACCCGGGTACCGCGCTTGTCCCCACCAATGTCAGCTCCTTTGCCGAGGGGCTGGAGGTGGAGCAGCATGAGGCGCTCATGTTCCTCGCGGTCCGGGAGGCAGCCACGGCCCGTCTCTACGCCCATGTCCCATGGCTGCGGGGCCAGGTGATGGGGGCTGTGGAGGCTTACGCCCGCGAGATCCGTATTGATACCGACGCCCTGGAGTCCGCAGTGGCACAGGTGGACCCCAATGATCCGGAGGCTTTGCAGGCAGCCTTGAACGGGGGGCTGTTCGCGCCGCAGGAGACCAGCTCCCAGCGTGAGGCGCTGGAGCGCCTGGAGACACTGCTGGCACTGGTCGAGGGCTGGGTCGAGGTGGTGACTGCCCGCGCCGTGGCCCCGCACCTGCCCAGTGCTGTGGCCCTGCAGGAGATGATGCGACGCAGACGTGCCCAGGGTGGCCCTGCCGAGCAGCTCTTCTCCCGGCTCATCGGCCTGACCTTCAGGCCGCGCCTGGCTCGTGAGGCGGCCCGCCTGTGGTCCCACCTGGGGGAGCAGGCCGGGGACGCGGAGCGGGATGCCTTCTGGAACCATCCCGACGTCATGCCGACGGCTGCCGAGCTCGCCAGCCCTGAGGACTTCCTGACGATCCGTCGCGCCGCTGAGGACATGGACGCGCAGATGGACGCGGACCTGGTCTCCCTCCTGGAGGGGACCCTGGGCTACGCGGAGGGTGCCAGACGGGCCGGTGGCGGGCACAGCCAGCAGGAAGGCTCCGGGGAGGGCGTCCCCGAGGACTCTGGGGGCTCCGACGAGGAGCCCAGGGGGACCGAGGACGACGGCCCTGACCAGCCGGGCGCGGTGACCGGTCCGTAG
- a CDS encoding PPA1309 family protein: MASPEPDPAERDHAPTSGTASLGSLAADRRTPSAQDPGAQERGRAAEGAHTADTSAQEALVAAVTETEAHVSAHGWDAPVRVFSLVRTAEALEHDPGLGRLLPAQELARSRRDPQALTVIEQEDLPAAADLEDLLGQLAWPESVHGAVLSVERTVLSPQAQARVEAVADPQERTALVGSLADREDIRMVVGVLRSGESWCALRSRSHDSDGDVYRGERLVPQLVEALAATFL; encoded by the coding sequence ATGGCCTCACCAGAACCTGACCCTGCGGAGCGCGACCACGCCCCCACCTCTGGTACCGCGTCCCTCGGCTCCCTCGCCGCCGACCGCAGGACCCCGTCCGCGCAGGACCCCGGTGCGCAGGAGCGAGGCAGAGCCGCCGAGGGGGCGCACACGGCGGACACCTCCGCCCAGGAGGCCCTGGTCGCGGCGGTGACCGAGACCGAGGCGCACGTGTCTGCCCACGGCTGGGACGCCCCGGTACGGGTCTTCTCCCTGGTGCGCACCGCCGAGGCGCTGGAGCACGACCCCGGGCTCGGTCGGCTCCTACCCGCTCAGGAGCTGGCGCGGTCCCGTCGTGACCCGCAGGCGCTGACCGTCATCGAGCAGGAGGATCTGCCTGCCGCAGCCGACCTAGAGGACCTCCTCGGCCAGCTGGCCTGGCCGGAGTCTGTCCACGGTGCCGTCCTCAGCGTCGAGAGAACTGTCCTCAGCCCTCAGGCACAGGCGCGGGTCGAGGCCGTCGCTGACCCCCAGGAGCGCACAGCCCTGGTCGGCAGCCTCGCGGACCGAGAGGACATCCGTATGGTGGTGGGAGTCCTGCGCAGCGGTGAGTCCTGGTGCGCGCTGCGGTCACGCTCCCATGACTCGGACGGAGACGTCTACCGGGGGGAGCGTCTGGTCCCCCAGCTGGTCGAGGCCCTGGCAGCCACCTTCCTGTAG
- a CDS encoding gamma-glutamyltransferase, protein MTEAHHTLTEADQAYYDAYDEDVTAGRVPAVAHGTPRDGSRVSDAELDAILRGRPTLGYDRATGHGRSPRRQVRLPEATSAALDAYAAAHDTTPSAVIRDAVEKYLATA, encoded by the coding sequence ATGACCGAGGCCCACCACACCCTCACCGAGGCCGACCAGGCCTACTACGACGCCTACGACGAGGACGTCACCGCTGGCAGGGTCCCTGCCGTCGCCCACGGCACGCCCCGCGACGGATCCCGCGTCAGCGACGCCGAGCTCGACGCCATCCTGCGGGGCCGCCCCACCCTCGGCTACGACCGTGCCACCGGGCACGGTCGCTCACCCCGCCGCCAGGTCCGCCTGCCCGAGGCCACCAGCGCAGCCCTGGACGCCTACGCAGCCGCCCACGACACCACCCCCAGCGCCGTCATCCGCGACGCCGTCGAGAAGTACCTCGCCACCGCCTGA
- a CDS encoding DUF6036 family nucleotidyltransferase, giving the protein MSSTPAGDEPHPGPPLTGERLLGLFGLVEEGLARRGEHAVLFVVGGAAIALAYDAARSTRDVDALFRPAPVVREVIEEVAAREGLEPDWVNDAAKGFLPGDDPEARTVLEARHLLVQVASPAYLLAMKIHSGRGRRDMDDAARLAVLTGSLSSCLCERVDQR; this is encoded by the coding sequence ATGAGCAGCACGCCCGCCGGGGACGAGCCGCACCCTGGCCCTCCTCTGACGGGGGAGCGGCTGCTGGGGCTGTTCGGCCTGGTGGAGGAGGGGCTGGCCCGGAGGGGTGAGCACGCCGTGCTGTTCGTGGTGGGTGGAGCGGCCATAGCCCTGGCCTACGACGCCGCCCGCTCGACCCGTGACGTGGACGCCCTGTTCCGGCCCGCCCCGGTGGTCAGGGAGGTCATCGAGGAGGTCGCCGCCCGGGAGGGGCTGGAGCCCGACTGGGTCAACGACGCGGCCAAGGGGTTCCTGCCCGGGGACGACCCCGAGGCCCGGACGGTCCTCGAGGCCAGGCACCTGCTGGTCCAGGTCGCCTCGCCGGCCTACCTGCTGGCCATGAAGATCCACTCCGGGCGGGGTAGGCGGGACATGGACGACGCGGCCAGGCTGGCGGTGCTGACCGGGAGCCTGTCAAGTTGTCTGTGTGAGCGTGTTGATCAGAGGTAG
- a CDS encoding CsbD family protein has product MSDSGTFDRMTGKAKESIGKATGDKETETEGIIQQAEGRARKATEDLKDGAQGVADRVGKDRAGKNGQDEQ; this is encoded by the coding sequence ATGAGCGACAGCGGAACCTTTGACCGCATGACGGGCAAGGCCAAGGAGTCCATCGGCAAGGCGACCGGGGACAAGGAGACTGAGACCGAGGGAATTATCCAGCAGGCCGAGGGCAGGGCCAGGAAGGCCACCGAGGACCTCAAGGACGGCGCCCAGGGAGTAGCCGACAGGGTCGGGAAGGACAGGGCAGGAAAGAACGGGCAGGACGAGCAGTAG
- a CDS encoding helix-turn-helix domain-containing protein, with the protein MSRPDEEARAWTGWPLPTSYPALLSRAQAREVTRHDQAGALAATTRPDPADTALTRVAYIQRESGGRAARAAERAADHAATAADPGHRDHARAQAVQTRFLESWSAARDRWEAEHAAQLAADRLPGPVLRALRTTMGLDQAQLADRLGVATDTVRWWESGRSLINHGATQEVWVIWQDWVHKLDALADTAGEGGVPVLAADTPPATLRAVAVLLAGHRFTTSPGPLTLPAPHTPGTDRQPQ; encoded by the coding sequence GTGAGCCGACCCGACGAGGAGGCGCGCGCCTGGACGGGCTGGCCACTGCCCACTAGCTACCCGGCCCTGCTCAGCAGGGCGCAGGCCCGCGAGGTGACCCGCCACGACCAGGCCGGGGCGCTGGCCGCGACCACCAGGCCCGACCCGGCCGACACCGCCCTGACCCGCGTCGCCTACATCCAGCGCGAGAGCGGCGGGCGTGCCGCCCGCGCGGCCGAGCGCGCCGCCGACCACGCAGCCACCGCCGCCGACCCGGGCCACCGCGACCACGCGCGGGCCCAGGCCGTCCAGACCCGGTTCCTGGAGTCGTGGTCCGCGGCCCGGGACCGGTGGGAGGCCGAGCACGCCGCCCAGCTCGCCGCCGACCGCCTGCCCGGCCCCGTCCTGCGCGCCCTGCGCACCACCATGGGCCTGGACCAGGCCCAGCTCGCTGACCGCCTGGGCGTGGCCACCGACACCGTCCGGTGGTGGGAGTCCGGCCGGTCCCTCATCAACCACGGCGCCACTCAGGAGGTCTGGGTCATCTGGCAGGACTGGGTCCACAAGCTCGACGCCCTGGCGGACACCGCCGGGGAGGGGGGCGTGCCCGTCCTGGCTGCCGACACGCCTCCCGCTACCCTGCGCGCCGTCGCCGTCCTCCTGGCCGGCCACCGGTTCACCACCAGCCCCGGGCCTCTCACTCTTCCCGCGCCCCACACCCCCGGCACAGACCGGCAGCCACAGTAA